CCATTAGTATAGATCGATTTCAAAACCTCCTCGACTTTGTTGTAAAACTCATCGATATTGACCGATTCATCGTAATGCTTCCCACCATGGCCAGATCTGATTACGGTATGAATTCGCATGTGTGTTCCTTGAATTATGCCTATGCCAGCCTCTCTACGGTCTATAGCCACTATGATGAAGCGCGTATCTTTATTGTGTAAGGCTTGAATAAAACGGATATCCTCGGCATTAAACCTATCTCTCTTTAGAGAGAGTGTATGGCCATGTGTGATGTTTAATGTGTGATGAGAACCCCTCGGTACGATTTCGTTCGATGCTTCGATGATAACCCCCGTTATCCTCAACCGATCCAATTCATTACTCATCTTCAAATTTTTAACCCTCAATTTGATGTGGACCCGAATCCGCTCCCCTTTATCTGGTCGGGCATACTGACCAGCACGCTTTACCACTCTGCTCGTCTCCGACTCTATCAGATCGTCGACTTTGATGAAGCGGCGTAGATACCACAGATCGTCCAGATCTTCGGGTGTAATTGTAATCAGACCACGTTCGGGGATGAATTGGTGTATGATCATTTGAATGTGATTTTTACTTTAAATTCAATTGTTGAAAGGTAAGTATATTCAATTCATGAGGCCTTCGGGTAACTTCTCCGATTCTATGGCCTACGATCGTTTCTAGACCGGCCTTCTCACAAGCATCGATCAACCTCTGAGTAACTATACCATCGAAGATCAAATACTTCGCCCCTTGTATAGATTCGAGTTTTGTGATCAATTCATTTATAGGAATGCGTGATAACTCATTGAGCTCTTTATCGAGTATCACCGCCTCTAAAGTCCCATTGAGTTGTGGGTAAAGCTCTTTTATCTTTTCCAACTCATATGTAGTTAAAGGTAGTTTCGCTTCCGCAGGCTGAGGTTCGGCCTGAATTCCACCCTTGATCAACTCTAAGATCTCCATGGGCGTAAGATCTTCGACCTCTCTACCCGGAGGGGCTCTAATTACCCCTTTGATGGGGATCGTCTGGGTGAGCTCCTTTAATATGAGATCGCCACCTCGATCTCCATCGAGAAATGCGATCAACTTCTTCTCTTTTGATAGTTTGATGATGGACTCAGGGATTCTGGCACCGTTCAAGGCTATCACATTCTCAATACCAGCCCTTAAAAGGTTGATCACATCGGCCCGGCCCTCTACGAGGAAGACTGTATCGGAAGTGTATACTCCAGAACCGGCCGGTAGCTCCTCCTTACCGTATGTAATTAAGTTACCCCTCTTCACCGATTCTGCTATGGACCTTAAAGCCTCTTCACTCTCACTTATGGTCTTTGAAGTCCATTCCTTCACGATCGCCTTCGCCCGCTCTATAATAGCTTTCTTCTTTACGGCACGTACATCATCGATGGATGTGAGATGGAAGCGGGCTGAATACGGCCCGACCCTCTCCACACTCTCTATCGTTGCAGCGATAAGTGCAGCTGTGGATATATCGGTAGATACGGGGACTAGTACCTCTCCGTAAGTCTTCCCATCTGTAGACTTTAGGTTGATCTCTATCCTACCGACCTTCCATGTCCTCTGAAGCTCGTTCAGATCTAACTCTGGACCGAATAATCCTTCACTCTGTCCGAATATCGCCCCTATGATATCTGGCCTTTCGACTATGCCATCTATTTCAAATTTTAACCTTATAAGGTACTTCGGTAAACTTTCTGGCATCACGATACCCCCTATAATCGAAAAGTATACACACTTGAGCTAATACTGTAATCCTTACATATAAGCCCTTCTATAAGAGATAGGGATTAACTACAGATCATCATCGGAAAGAATTTTTCATATTGTGATTTAGCTTCTAGTTTGGATATCATAATCCTTTAAATACTCACATTAAACACTAACGGGTGAATTTCAGTAGGTTCGAATTTTTGAGCTAGATAACATTTTTAAGTTGGATGAAGTCCTCAAAGGACTTCAGACTCTTAAAGCTTGTAGATTTCTGTGTTACATTCAGTGTCAAGTTTTTTTGAAAAAATAATTTTTTCTGTGCGAATCCGACACTAACCAATAAGACCATGCTCTAGAGATATTAATGCGTTTAATCGATTACCAAATTTTTCATAAGCATAAGGAATCTAAATTAGATTTGATTTGAATAAGCTAAATATTCATTCAAGCTTTGGATGAAGTTCAAAATACTCTCGAAAGTTTATAAGCTCCTCAACCTTCCTCACTCTACCTTTCGTAGTCGATAATAACATTCTTCTGAAGAATAAGTCTACTACCCTCCTCTTTTCACTCAAGAGTGTCGCTATCTTCTTCGTCAATGCTCGACCTTTTGCATCAAAGTCTAAGAGGAGGATCGTTTTTCGATACTTTTCTGCAACTTCGGTCAACTCCACCAATCTCCCATTTTGGCAGACTGTGAAAACATCTCCACGAAAGCCTAATGAAGCAAGGGCCATCACATCCTTTTGGCCTTCGACGACCACCAATGCACCATTGCTACACTCATCATTGAGTTTCTTGACGAACGATCGTAGATTACAGATCAGTTCATCATCGAACTTGTAATGTTTTAATACCATCTACCTTCGCTCCACCACACCCTTAAAACTATTACCACTATTACTTAATTCATCTCTCTAACACTTAATATTAAAAATTTACGATTATAAGTGTGTTCCCCGTCTCTGACCCACGACAGGTCATCGATAGCCATTCTCTCGCTGCGCTTCTTCACGGGGAGGCTTTCGTCTGTAGCGTGTCTGGGTAAACGAGGTTATCATCTCGCTCAAACCTCGCCGTCGGACACGCGATCTGACGAAAGCCACTATATAATATAGATCCATCACTTTTTTATACTTTTACTAACGGTTTTAGATAGCATGGCTTCGACCGGGTGTAGCTCGATTCTAGTCAAGAAGCTCGAGATTTAACTCAAAAGCGACGGCTGGAACGCGGAGGTCGAAGTTATTGAGCACTTTAGGATGAACCTCGCCTAAATATCCAAGTTTTTTGCCATCGACGATTACTTCAGCGACCCTTCCAGCTGTGAACATGTAATGATTGACTGGCTTCGTCTCAACCCTTTTATTGAAAGCCTGCTGTACAAAAGCTGTAAGGAGCGATTTTGCCTCAGAGTAGTTGGCTTCCGCATGTGCGATCAGTACGGCTACATGATACTCTTCTCTAACTCTAGATCGTTTTCTATCATCGGGTATACAGACCTTGGCCACTTCGAAGATGCGTTGTGGATACTCTTCGTGCAGATTCTTCGAAGCTACGAAGATAAGTGAAGGAAGGAGTTGATCCCTTAGTACCTCGTGTTCCTTCGTTCTAGGGCTCTCCACCCGCAGAACCCTCCTCTCCCTTCTTCCGACTTTATCGTAAAGTACTTCTCTACTCACCAGGCTAAAGTTCATGACCTCGATCAATCCGAAACCGGTCAGAACATCCCTTACTCTATCCAACCTAGCGAGACCTTCATCGAACCTACCCATTATATTTCCTCGTGGAAGTTTGGGTGTAAGATTGTATACACCATAACCGATTACGACCTCTTCGACCAGATCGACCGGGTGTATGATATCTACTCTATAGCGAGGGATTACGGCCTTCGTACCATCATTATCTTTCATCACACTAATTCGTGACCTTTCTAAACACTCTTTCACTTCAGATTCGGAAAGGTTCAGACCGAGGAGTCTACGTATGAGGTTAAGATCGATGGGCATATGAGTCGGTGCCATATCTGGTGTGAGCATCGATCCATCACTGTAAACGATCTCTACCGATTTCAATCTACCCCCAGCATCGTGGAAGGTGGCGGCGAGTATGGCGAGGCTATTCTCCATAGCCTTCAGATCGGTCCCGGTGATATCTATGAGAAGATTCTTGGTGAATGTTGTTACCCGTGTGAGCTCTCCGTTGATTATGGGTGGGAAGGATAGGACTTCGCCCCTCGCATCGATGATTATGGGGTATCGATCAAAGCCAGCTACTATGCCTCCATACTCCCTCCCTACATCTGTCTCACGTAAGACCTCCTCCATACTCATAGGCTTCGTATGGTTCAATGGTACGAATCGGAAGTCTGGTGGTACAGTAGTATATGTGAGAGGGGGGTGAATGACATCCAGATTGTGAATACCTATCGAAACCTTCCTCCTCTTCCTACCGATACCCGCATGAAGATCCTCTTGCATCGTTATCATCTGCCGAATGGTCTCATCATCCAGACTTAGCCCCTTTACCACGAGCGAAACTATGTAAGGCCTTATACCCTTCACAGAATCATCTACGAATACTTTGATACCTTCATACTCAACATCGTATATAGGTGCACCCTTCTCGAAGCCGAAGAGACCGTTCAAGGCACGTGCAATACCGTAGTCCGTTGAGAAGTCGGGCCGATTCGGATTGTACTCCACCTTCACATAATCTTCACCCTTTTCTTCCAAATCCAGACCTAGGTACGGTAGTGCTTCGATCACTCGATCGATCGGGACGTTCTGCTTGAGGAGTTTTTGAATTCTATTGTAATATATTGTAACTATAGGCACATGGGCACACTCCTTAACCAACCTAAGTTATTTTCATAGAGCTTTCTCACATCATCGATTCCATACCGGAGCATTACTAACCTCTCCAGACCCCCACCCCAGGCTAACACGGGGTTCTTTACACCCAAAGGCAGGGTTACTTCGGGACGGAAGATACCCATACCACACAACTCTACCCATTTGCCCAGCCGATCTATATAAACTACGGATTGTAATGAAGGCTCCGTGTAGGGGAAGTATGAAGGCCAGAACTTTACCTTTTTTAAACCCAAACGGGAATAGAAGCAACTTAATAGACCCATCAAATCCCTCAATGTTACATTCTTGCCCACCACGATACCCTCAATTTGATGGAATTCGGCCAGATGTTTAAAGGTCGTCTTCTCATTCCTGAAGACCCTACCCACACAGAATACCCTCGCCTCACTCGGTCTGAAGTCGGCCAGATACTTTACAGTTACAGCCGTAGTATGAGTTCTGAGTACGAGATTTTCAGCCAGCTCACGGCTCCATCGATAACCCCAACCCTTCGAATTTGTATCACCACCGTTCAAATGGACTTTGGCTACATTCTCCACGATTCTATCATCTCCGATACTCTTCGCCCTCATTTTAGAGAGGTAGAAGGTATCTTGCATCTCTCGGGCTGGATGGTCTTGAGGTGTAAAGAGGGCATCGAAGTTCCAGAAGCACGGTTGGACGAGCGGGCCATCGACCTCTTCAAACCCTAAAGAAACGAAGATCTCACGTACTTCATCGATGAAGCGTTGAACCGGATGCTTCTTACCCGGGTAGATGGGAGGTGTTGGGGATACCACATCGATAGGTCTTAAAACATACTCCTTCCATTTACCACTGACCAAAAGCTCTGGAGTAAGGGCATCGATTTCACGCCTCTTTCTCAAACTCTTAACCGTCTTCTCACCGAGTGGAGTAAGCTTTAACATGACCGTCTTGATGGGCTTCTGAACAAGGTAATTGGGCCTTTTAACCAATACTTTCAAAACCTTGAGCTCTTCTTCCGAAAGTTCATCTAAGAATACATCGCCCTTCGATAATCTCTCCAAAAATACCTCTTCATCGGTGATCGTCGGTGTAGATACCAATTCGACGAGTGCCTTTCCTTCCTTCGTCGAAATCTTTATCCACCCCTTCTCCTTTGCATAGCCGAAGGAAGCGGCGAACTCCTGTTCACTCACCGGGAATGCTTCTCTTAACTCTTGAAAATTTGCCCTTCCACCGAGCTTCGATAGGGCATTGATAAGGCGCCTCTCTGGTAGACCATTCATCAGAACTTTCTTCCCCTCTTCACCGAGCGATACTCTTTCTCGTGAAATAGATTTGATATCGATGAGCCCCTTCGATTTCAGCCACTCTACTGCTATCCTCACCTGATCGATATTCAATCGTGAGTGTGAAGCCACTCTCTCCAATGTAGCCTCGCCGAGTTCGAATAGAGTTAGTAAGAGAGATCTTTCGAGTCGATGTAAGATTACTGGCAAGTCTTTCACTATCCTAAAAGCTATTAAAGGGGATGATTTATAGCCTTTTTCGATCTATCGAAGTAGGGAGTCAATCTCGAAGCATAACTTTATCGAGGATCTTCTCCGCTACTTTTCTCTTCCTCTGATGTTCGATGAGAAATTCCTTTACTCTACTCGCCAACCTCGCTTTATCCTCCCCACATAGGAGCTGGCCAGACTTACATGCAATATAAATCTCTTTCAACTTCTTATCGTCGGGCTCGAATAAAAAGTAGTAGTAGTGATAGATTGGGCAGATATCGGGATCACCACCCTTCAATCTTTGCTCCTCTACAGTAGCCCTACCGCCTGTGAAAGCATTCATAATCTTCCTCTCGGCCACTTCGATGGGATCTGTGGTAAAGATCGCGGTCTCGGGCTCACTCGCACTCATCTTCCCACCCTTACCAAGGCCCGGGAGGAATTTTGAATGAATCTGGGCGGGTTTATAGTAACCGAGCTTTGGAGCGACGAATCTCGCAATCCCCCTCCAGTAAGGATCCTGATCGATCGCCGCTGGGATTAAACATGGTATATTCTTACCTTTTAAGACGCAGGGTAAGAAGCAGGGTGCGGCCTGCATAGATGGGAAGAAGATCATACCGATATTCGTACTATTTTCAAATCCGAAAACAGCCTTTACAGTAGAGAAGGTGATGTGCTTTGCAATCTCCAATGAAATTCGGTATAGCGTTTTTGCATATTCGATATTGGAGAAGATGAAGGTCTTCGATGGTGAAAAACCACACGCTAAGACATCTAGAGCATTATCGTAAGTATATCCCAAAGACTCCTTTAACGTCATGTGAGGGTTATGTAAAAACTTTTCATCATCCGTCATTTGAAAGTACAATTCGACATCGAACTTCTCTTGAAGGTGTTGAGTGAATATCCACGGGATCAGATGGCCCAAATGGGTATGGCCCGATGGCCCTCTACCGGTGTATAGGAAGAACTTCTCACCATCTTCATACCTGTCAAGAATCCAATCTAAGTCTCTGTGGCTGAAGAATACCTTCCTTCTTAAAAGATAGTGAAGCTCTCCAGTATGTTTCTCAATGCGCTTTAATAGATCATCTGTAATCAGCTCTGTCCCAAATTCTTTAACCAACCTCTCATAATCGACCTTGCCCTTAACCTCCCAGGGTGTAACGATGAACTCTCGTTCATCAGCTACCATCTTTGATCACTCTAGAGCAATATTGTTCATTACTCTACATATATAAAGTTTAGATACTTTGATTGAGGATGACCCTGCCTTCTTCATCGATCTCGCCACGCCTAATACGGGTAGTGGATATCGGTCTACCATCCTCGGCCAAGACCATCTTCACAACGATAACTTCTAGGGGCTTTAAACCCTTCTTTATTCTCAATTCGTTGGCCAAACCGACCCTACTTACCGTCTCTTCGCTAACCACGATCGCCTCAACTTCTTCCGTGAATATCTCTGGACCGAAGTAATCGTCCAACCGGGATACTTTATAATCCCTATTCGGAAAGGACTTTTCCAAGAACCTTTTAAGATTCATCAACCTCTCCTCATAACTATGTTCAAGGATCTTACCTTCAACATTGGTAGCAAACTCATCCGATACGAGCCCTATTAAAACAGATCTACCGACCTCGAAGGCTTTTGTAAGTAGGGCTCTATGGCCTTTGTGAATGCGGTCAAAAACCCCTCCCACAGCTACGACCTCGAATCGATGACTCATTTATTAATCCGTTAAGATTAGAAGTCGCCTTCATAAATCCATTTTTACCTTGATACGAAAGGTATTCTTCGTCATTTGGGATGATAATGATATTGCCACACATCAATCCTCAAACTATCGCCACTCTTGATGAGTTATAAGCTTACGTGATTTTAAGGAATGAGTTATTTATGCCCTTTTCGATTAAAGTGAATCGATGAATATACCTTTAAAAGAAGAGCAGATCAAGGCCGGTCGAATCGCGGCGGAAGTGAGGAATGAGGTAAAGAAGAGAGTATACGTTGGGATGAGGCTTTTAGATTTATGTGAACTTGTGGAGAGGATGATCAAAGATAGGGGTGGTGAGCCGGCCTTCCCCTGCAACGTATGTGTGAATCACGTGGCTGCACATTATACACCAACCATCGATGATGAAAGTATCATTCAAGATGGTGATGTTGTGAAGATCGATATCGGTGCACATATTCAAGGCCACATCGCAGATACGGCCACTACGGTATCTTTTAATCCAAAGTTCGATGGTATGGTTCAGGCTGTGGAAGAGGTTTTACAAGAGGTGATCAAAGTGGCGAGGGCAGGAGTTCGTGTGGGAGAGTTGGGAAGGATCGTGGCTGAAGGTGCGCATAAAAGGGGCTTTAAGCCTATATCAAATCTTAGTGGCCATTCGATCGAGCCATATAAAATCCATGCAGGTCTATCGATACCGAATGTGTGGGTACCGAGTAGCTCAAGTTTAAAGCTCGGTTCAATATATGCGATCGAACCTTTTCTAACGACGATGGATGGAGCAGGTGTTGTGGTCAATGGAAGTACCACCAATATTTATAGCCTTATAACGAGGAAGAAGACAGACGATAAAGAGTTGAATGCATTCATAGATACGATATGGGCCAAATGGAGAACATTACCATTCACACCAAGATACTTTAAAGATACAGTTAATAAGAAGGATCTAGATTCGATGTTGAGCAGACTTGTAAAAATGAAGATCTTGAGGGCTTATCCGATACTCATAGAAGCCAACGGAAGGTGTGTGGTTCAGGCTGAGCACACGATAATGCCCATGGAGGGTGGGGTTATAATCCTCACTCAGTAGTCAAAGGTTTTTCTGTATAGATATAGGTAATCATCATGGTACCATTACACTTACCACACTGACCCGACCGCTTATACACGTAATCTCCTTCCTGAAAGAGCCTCTTACTCTTCAAGCCACACTGAATACATTCTTCGATCGTATAGACTGGCGGTTTCACCTCTTTATTAGAGGGGAGTCTCATAACAATCCCTTACTGACCGATCCCTAACGTATTTCCAACTCCTATTATGAATACTTTATCTCCAACCTTGGTCTTTTCATCCAGGATCCGCTTTATGATCCCGATCACTTTATCGGTAGCCT
The nucleotide sequence above comes from Nitrososphaerales archaeon. Encoded proteins:
- the map gene encoding type II methionyl aminopeptidase; amino-acid sequence: MNIPLKEEQIKAGRIAAEVRNEVKKRVYVGMRLLDLCELVERMIKDRGGEPAFPCNVCVNHVAAHYTPTIDDESIIQDGDVVKIDIGAHIQGHIADTATTVSFNPKFDGMVQAVEEVLQEVIKVARAGVRVGELGRIVAEGAHKRGFKPISNLSGHSIEPYKIHAGLSIPNVWVPSSSSLKLGSIYAIEPFLTTMDGAGVVVNGSTTNIYSLITRKKTDDKELNAFIDTIWAKWRTLPFTPRYFKDTVNKKDLDSMLSRLVKMKILRAYPILIEANGRCVVQAEHTIMPMEGGVIILTQ
- a CDS encoding phenylalanine--tRNA ligase subunit alpha, with translation MPVILHRLERSLLLTLFELGEATLERVASHSRLNIDQVRIAVEWLKSKGLIDIKSISRERVSLGEEGKKVLMNGLPERRLINALSKLGGRANFQELREAFPVSEQEFAASFGYAKEKGWIKISTKEGKALVELVSTPTITDEEVFLERLSKGDVFLDELSEEELKVLKVLVKRPNYLVQKPIKTVMLKLTPLGEKTVKSLRKRREIDALTPELLVSGKWKEYVLRPIDVVSPTPPIYPGKKHPVQRFIDEVREIFVSLGFEEVDGPLVQPCFWNFDALFTPQDHPAREMQDTFYLSKMRAKSIGDDRIVENVAKVHLNGGDTNSKGWGYRWSRELAENLVLRTHTTAVTVKYLADFRPSEARVFCVGRVFRNEKTTFKHLAEFHQIEGIVVGKNVTLRDLMGLLSCFYSRLGLKKVKFWPSYFPYTEPSLQSVVYIDRLGKWVELCGMGIFRPEVTLPLGVKNPVLAWGGGLERLVMLRYGIDDVRKLYENNLGWLRSVPMCL
- the pheT gene encoding phenylalanine--tRNA ligase subunit beta, which gives rise to MVKECAHVPIVTIYYNRIQKLLKQNVPIDRVIEALPYLGLDLEEKGEDYVKVEYNPNRPDFSTDYGIARALNGLFGFEKGAPIYDVEYEGIKVFVDDSVKGIRPYIVSLVVKGLSLDDETIRQMITMQEDLHAGIGRKRRKVSIGIHNLDVIHPPLTYTTVPPDFRFVPLNHTKPMSMEEVLRETDVGREYGGIVAGFDRYPIIIDARGEVLSFPPIINGELTRVTTFTKNLLIDITGTDLKAMENSLAILAATFHDAGGRLKSVEIVYSDGSMLTPDMAPTHMPIDLNLIRRLLGLNLSESEVKECLERSRISVMKDNDGTKAVIPRYRVDIIHPVDLVEEVVIGYGVYNLTPKLPRGNIMGRFDEGLARLDRVRDVLTGFGLIEVMNFSLVSREVLYDKVGRRERRVLRVESPRTKEHEVLRDQLLPSLIFVASKNLHEEYPQRIFEVAKVCIPDDRKRSRVREEYHVAVLIAHAEANYSEAKSLLTAFVQQAFNKRVETKPVNHYMFTAGRVAEVIVDGKKLGYLGEVHPKVLNNFDLRVPAVAFELNLELLD
- the dnaG gene encoding DNA primase DnaG translates to MPESLPKYLIRLKFEIDGIVERPDIIGAIFGQSEGLFGPELDLNELQRTWKVGRIEINLKSTDGKTYGEVLVPVSTDISTAALIAATIESVERVGPYSARFHLTSIDDVRAVKKKAIIERAKAIVKEWTSKTISESEEALRSIAESVKRGNLITYGKEELPAGSGVYTSDTVFLVEGRADVINLLRAGIENVIALNGARIPESIIKLSKEKKLIAFLDGDRGGDLILKELTQTIPIKGVIRAPPGREVEDLTPMEILELIKGGIQAEPQPAEAKLPLTTYELEKIKELYPQLNGTLEAVILDKELNELSRIPINELITKLESIQGAKYLIFDGIVTQRLIDACEKAGLETIVGHRIGEVTRRPHELNILTFQQLNLK
- a CDS encoding phosphopantetheine adenylyltransferase, translated to MSHRFEVVAVGGVFDRIHKGHRALLTKAFEVGRSVLIGLVSDEFATNVEGKILEHSYEERLMNLKRFLEKSFPNRDYKVSRLDDYFGPEIFTEEVEAIVVSEETVSRVGLANELRIKKGLKPLEVIVVKMVLAEDGRPISTTRIRRGEIDEEGRVILNQSI
- a CDS encoding toprim domain-containing protein, producing the protein MVLKHYKFDDELICNLRSFVKKLNDECSNGALVVVEGQKDVMALASLGFRGDVFTVCQNGRLVELTEVAEKYRKTILLLDFDAKGRALTKKIATLLSEKRRVVDLFFRRMLLSTTKGRVRKVEELINFREYFELHPKLE
- a CDS encoding tryptophan--tRNA ligase, whose product is MVADEREFIVTPWEVKGKVDYERLVKEFGTELITDDLLKRIEKHTGELHYLLRRKVFFSHRDLDWILDRYEDGEKFFLYTGRGPSGHTHLGHLIPWIFTQHLQEKFDVELYFQMTDDEKFLHNPHMTLKESLGYTYDNALDVLACGFSPSKTFIFSNIEYAKTLYRISLEIAKHITFSTVKAVFGFENSTNIGMIFFPSMQAAPCFLPCVLKGKNIPCLIPAAIDQDPYWRGIARFVAPKLGYYKPAQIHSKFLPGLGKGGKMSASEPETAIFTTDPIEVAERKIMNAFTGGRATVEEQRLKGGDPDICPIYHYYYFLFEPDDKKLKEIYIACKSGQLLCGEDKARLASRVKEFLIEHQRKRKVAEKILDKVMLRD